The following coding sequences are from one Candidatus Omnitrophota bacterium window:
- a CDS encoding NADH-dependent [FeFe] hydrogenase, group A6, translating into MITININDKSYQVENGQTIMQAADKLGFHIPRLCYHPKLSIEGACRVCIVEVAGLRNYVASCAYPVSEGMRIYTNTEEIRRARRDIVELILDNHPEDCHTCERDGNCELQRLAFAMGIRKRHFEGEKKHYEKDLSSTSVIRDPNKCILCGRCVRICSEIQKVNALGYAHRGFKTVVMPAYNMPFKDSVCTTCGQCINVCPTAAFIEKNSTQELFGNLGDKSLVKVAQIAPSVRAAIGEAFALEPGRQFEKELVAVLKKLGFDYVFDTQFSADLTIMEEASEFLERFQGKGKLPMITSCSSAWMKCLEQFYPDLIENVSTCKSPMSMASALIKSYFADKIKADPKKILSVAFMCCTAKKYEAARPELMVDGMQGTDMVITTRELAWMIKSAGIDLLHIKGEEFDHPLGYSSGAGTIFGVTGGVMEAAIRTAYELYTGETLLDIEIQDIRGMKGIKEGKLVIDGKEIRIAVAHGLGNANEILNTVREDPQRYHFVEIMGCPGGCIGGGGQPYAGSNSMPLDEECLIKRAEALYGLDRKKTIRRSHENPDVQRLYKEFLGRPLSAKSHKLLHTHYKVKEPQGIIPAELIVK; encoded by the coding sequence ATGATTACGATTAATATTAATGATAAATCTTATCAGGTAGAAAACGGCCAGACGATTATGCAAGCGGCGGATAAATTAGGATTCCATATTCCGCGTTTGTGTTATCACCCTAAACTTTCTATTGAGGGGGCCTGCCGCGTATGTATCGTGGAAGTGGCCGGGTTGCGTAATTATGTGGCTTCTTGCGCTTATCCGGTAAGTGAGGGGATGAGAATCTATACTAATACCGAAGAAATAAGGCGTGCCCGGCGCGATATCGTAGAATTAATTCTGGATAATCACCCTGAGGATTGCCATACCTGCGAAAGAGATGGTAACTGTGAATTACAAAGGTTGGCTTTTGCTATGGGAATCAGAAAACGCCATTTTGAGGGAGAAAAAAAGCATTACGAAAAAGACCTTTCTTCTACATCAGTAATCAGGGATCCTAACAAATGTATTCTTTGCGGCCGCTGCGTAAGGATTTGTTCGGAAATCCAAAAAGTAAACGCTTTAGGTTATGCGCACAGAGGTTTTAAGACCGTCGTGATGCCCGCTTATAACATGCCTTTTAAAGACAGTGTTTGTACTACTTGTGGACAGTGTATTAATGTTTGTCCTACTGCGGCATTTATCGAAAAGAATTCTACGCAGGAGCTTTTTGGTAATTTGGGGGATAAGTCTTTGGTTAAGGTTGCTCAAATTGCTCCTTCGGTAAGAGCAGCAATCGGCGAAGCATTTGCTTTGGAGCCGGGTAGGCAGTTTGAAAAAGAGCTGGTGGCAGTATTGAAAAAATTAGGTTTTGATTATGTATTTGATACTCAGTTTTCCGCGGATTTAACGATTATGGAGGAGGCTAGCGAATTTCTAGAGAGATTTCAAGGCAAAGGTAAGCTTCCGATGATTACTTCTTGTTCTAGTGCCTGGATGAAGTGTTTGGAGCAATTCTATCCGGATTTAATTGAAAATGTCTCTACATGTAAATCTCCGATGTCTATGGCCAGCGCTTTGATCAAAAGCTATTTCGCTGATAAAATTAAGGCAGATCCCAAAAAGATTTTAAGTGTTGCTTTTATGTGTTGCACGGCTAAGAAATATGAGGCTGCTAGGCCGGAGCTTATGGTAGATGGGATGCAGGGCACGGATATGGTAATTACTACGCGGGAGTTGGCCTGGATGATTAAGTCGGCAGGGATTGACCTGTTACATATTAAAGGCGAAGAGTTTGATCACCCGTTGGGTTATTCATCAGGCGCCGGAACTATATTTGGAGTAACCGGAGGGGTAATGGAGGCAGCAATCAGGACAGCTTATGAGCTGTACACCGGCGAGACTCTTTTAGATATTGAAATTCAGGATATCCGCGGTATGAAAGGGATTAAAGAGGGTAAACTAGTTATTGACGGCAAAGAGATACGTATAGCAGTCGCTCATGGCTTAGGCAATGCCAATGAAATATTAAATACCGTAAGAGAAGATCCGCAGAGGTATCATTTTGTGGAGATTATGGGTTGTCCCGGAGGTTGTATTGGCGGCGGCGGCCAGCCTTATGCTGGATCTAACTCTATGCCTCTTGATGAAGAATGTTTGATAAAAAGAGCAGAGGCCTTATATGGCCTGGATAGAAAAAAGACGATCAGGCGTAGCCATGAGAATCCGGATGTACAAAGATTATATAAAGAATTTTTAGGCAGGCCGCTGAGTGCTAAGTCGCATAAGTTGCTGCATACGCATTATAAGGTAAAAGAGCCGCAGGGAATTATTCCGGCAGAGCTAATCGTAAAGTAA
- the nuoE gene encoding NADH-quinone oxidoreductase subunit NuoE gives MIVSEDKKMSELKNFMQDSKTKEHPDSQLISILHKAQELYGYLDQDVMNKIAEEMSIPTAHIWGVATFYHYFHLKPQGKHSISVCLGTACYVKGAEEILNAIRQDLKIDFGQTSEDNLFTLQEARCLGACGLAPVIMIDDKIYGSLTPKKALDIIKSYKK, from the coding sequence ATGATTGTTTCTGAAGATAAAAAAATGTCAGAATTAAAAAATTTCATGCAAGATTCTAAAACCAAAGAGCATCCGGATTCTCAGCTTATTTCAATCCTGCATAAGGCTCAAGAGCTTTATGGGTATCTTGATCAGGATGTAATGAATAAAATTGCCGAAGAAATGAGCATTCCTACAGCGCACATCTGGGGGGTGGCAACCTTCTACCATTATTTTCATCTTAAACCGCAGGGAAAACATTCGATCTCGGTATGCTTGGGTACTGCTTGTTATGTAAAAGGCGCCGAAGAGATATTAAACGCTATCAGGCAGGATTTAAAAATAGACTTCGGACAAACATCAGAAGATAACCTTTTTACATTGCAGGAGGCCCGTTGCTTGGGCGCTTGTGGTTTGGCTCCGGTGATTATGATTGATGATAAGATTTATGGTTCACTTACTCCGAAGAAAGCGCTGGATATAATTAAAAGTTATAAAAAATAA
- a CDS encoding response regulator — MSKKVLIIDDDSDFVEAISTLLEAKGYEVITAPEGKTGVEQAKKQSPGLILLDVMMATKSEGFDVAKQLKDDQKTKNIPVVLVTGIKRDMNLPFGFEPDQDWLPVKAVLEKPVKPDVLLKAIEENIAK, encoded by the coding sequence ATGTCTAAGAAGGTCCTAATTATTGATGATGACAGCGATTTTGTGGAAGCTATCTCTACTTTACTTGAGGCAAAAGGATATGAGGTTATTACTGCTCCGGAAGGAAAAACCGGGGTTGAACAAGCCAAGAAGCAGTCACCGGGGTTAATCCTTCTTGACGTAATGATGGCCACAAAAAGTGAAGGATTTGATGTCGCTAAGCAGCTCAAAGACGATCAAAAAACTAAAAATATTCCCGTAGTATTGGTTACCGGGATTAAGCGTGATATGAACCTTCCTTTTGGTTTTGAACCGGATCAAGATTGGCTGCCGGTAAAGGCTGTTTTAGAGAAACCGGTAAAACCGGATGTGCTTTTAAAGGCCATAGAAGAGAATATAGCTAAGTAA
- a CDS encoding iron-only hydrogenase system regulator, which translates to MEKRLGFVGIIIHNRKKAAPTVNNILTEFGELIVGRMGIPHVKKELSVIVLIVDASTDELGALTGKLGKVSGVSVKSALSKDQI; encoded by the coding sequence ATGGAAAAGCGTTTAGGTTTTGTGGGGATAATTATCCATAACCGTAAGAAGGCGGCGCCAACCGTAAATAACATCCTGACGGAATTCGGTGAATTAATTGTTGGCCGGATGGGGATTCCGCATGTTAAGAAAGAACTAAGTGTTATCGTTTTGATCGTAGATGCTAGCACTGATGAGTTGGGTGCTTTGACCGGAAAACTTGGTAAAGTTTCCGGGGTTTCGGTAAAATCGGCTTTAAGTAAGGATCAAATATGA